Genomic window (Cryptococcus deuterogattii R265 chromosome 7, complete sequence):
aagcGTCCGTCCTTTTTCATACCATACACCGGCTGCGTCGCTGACGAAACACTTTTACACACACACAGACGGCGACCAGCTGTACAACGGCGTCAAGACACTGGTCATCGAACACCTCGACCGTCTTGCCGAAGAAAAAATCGTGCCCACCTTCCCTCGCAGCGGCGGCACACGCGGCGCAGGCAAGCTCGGCGGTGGCGCTGAAGCTGTCGAGCGAGCCACAGAAGGCGACCGCTTTTTGAAAGCCGTCAAGGGTGTATGGGAAGACCATACGGGGAGTATGCGTAAACTCAAGGATGTGCTAAAGTACATGGCAAGTCACCGGATTTTTATTCTCGCATTGTTTGGGCTTGGATTTAATCTGTCCCACAGGATAAAGTGCATGCGCCGACAGCAGGCGTGCCCCCAGTCTATGACCTCGgcctctcccttttcctcataCACATCATCCGCCGACCTACCATCCACACCcacctcatctccaccctcctctcccaagTCCAGCTCGAACGTGAAGGGTTCACCATCACACGTTCCACCGTGCGCGAATGCATCGATATCCTGCTACGCCTCAAAGTACCAGAACGCGACGGCGGCGCGAGTGTCTACCAGCAAGATTTCGAACCCGAGTTTCTACGACGGAGCGGCGAGTGGTACGAGTACGAAGCAGGCGAAGAATTAGTCAAGAGCGATGCCTCTCTCTACCTATCCAACGTCTCCCGCCGTCTTGCCGAAGAACACGACCGTACGATCCACTACCTCTCCCCCTCCACGCTCCCGCACCTCCAAtccctcctcatcgcttCCCTCCTCACACCGCACTTGACCACCATTCTCAACATGCCAGGCTCCGGTCTCGTCCAGATGGTCGATAAGGATAGGTATGCCGATTTGAAACGCCTCTACGAGCTTTTCGGCAAAGTACCAGCGGATCAAGGTATGGAAGCGTTGAAAAAGGCTATCCGGCTCGATATCGACGCACGCGGTAAATCCATCAACtctaccaccaccaccatccaacaacaacaacaacccTCCCAAGAAACCGAAACCAAACCCAAACCCACCACCCCACCACTCACACTCGCCCTCCAATGGGTccactccatcctcctcctctttgaCAAATacaccctcatcctctcttcctcctttgcctcCTCCCTCGCACTCCAATCCAccatcaactcttcctttcaAAACGTCATCAACGCCCATCCCCGCGCACCCGAATTTCTCTCCCTGTACATTGACGAAACGCtgaaaaagggcaaaggcgCCAAGGGTATCGGCGGAGGAGGCGtcaccgaagaagaaatcgaagaggccaaggaaaagacaATTCGCATCTTCAGGTTCTTGACGGATAAAGACAAGTTTGAGCGGTATTACAAGAACCATTTGGCGAGGCGGTTGTTGAGTGGGAAGAGTGTAGGTGGGGATGCCGAGCAGGAGATGGTCgggaggttgaagaaggaagtgtgggtttttttcttttcttttttttgggttGACCGACTGTCTGACATGGATGGATAGTGGATTCCAATTTACGCATAGGCTGGAAGGGATGTTTACAGATATGAGATTATCAGACGAAGCTGCCAACATCTTTGGCAACGATCCACGATACAGTATCCCATTCACACTCCACGTCTCCGTCCTCACCTCATCCAACTGGCCACCATCgaccctcctctccctcccacTCACATTCCCCccacccctcctccccgcTCTCGAACTCTACCAAACATTCTACGACTCGCGCCACTCTGGCCGCCGTCTCACATGGCAAGGTCTCCTCGGCTCC
Coding sequences:
- a CDS encoding Cullin 3, translating into MAMSMGAAKRANRESAPPKRSAPTPRSRTPGQSSPPPYARYKTTMPPGSPLKSTTATPTTSSSSSQLYNGVKTLVIEHLDRLAEEKIVPTFPRSGGTRGAGKLGGGAEAVERATEGDRFLKAVKGVWEDHTGSMRKLKDVLKYMDKVHAPTAGVPPVYDLGLSLFLIHIIRRPTIHTHLISTLLSQVQLEREGFTITRSTVRECIDILLRLKVPERDGGASVYQQDFEPEFLRRSGEWYEYEAGEELVKSDASLYLSNVSRRLAEEHDRTIHYLSPSTLPHLQSLLIASLLTPHLTTILNMPGSGLVQMVDKDRYADLKRLYELFGKVPADQGMEALKKAIRLDIDARGKSINSTTTTIQQQQQPSQETETKPKPTTPPLTLALQWVHSILLLFDKYTLILSSSFASSLALQSTINSSFQNVINAHPRAPEFLSLYIDETLKKGKGAKGIGGGGVTEEEIEEAKEKTIRIFRFLTDKDKFERYYKNHLARRLLSGKSVGGDAEQEMVGRLKKEVGFQFTHRLEGMFTDMRLSDEAANIFGNDPRYSIPFTLHVSVLTSSNWPPSTLLSLPLTFPPPLLPALELYQTFYDSRHSGRRLTWQGLLGSADLKVRTRKGQWEVNLSTLGMVVLLAFSDLPPGDTLAYNDLKTQTSLPDAELARTLQSLACGKHRLLVKHPKGRDIGKEDTFEFNDSFSSPLARIKILQIAPSSASASTSTSASASSMLAGGVENAQEREETERQIDEERKHQTEACIVRIMKDRKTMRHNDLVSEVAHQLAKRFVAAVPMIKKRIEGLIDREYLERTEDMGSYRYLA